From a region of the Parus major isolate Abel chromosome 6, Parus_major1.1, whole genome shotgun sequence genome:
- the GOT1 gene encoding aspartate aminotransferase, cytoplasmic, whose protein sequence is MAASIFAAVPASPPVAVFKLTADFREDSDSRKVNLGVGAYRTDEGQPWVLPVVKKVEQMIASDNSLNHEYLPILGLPEFRANASRIALGDDSPAIKEKRVGGVQSLGGTGALRIGAEFLRRWYNGNNNTATPVYVSAPSWENHNSVFMDAGFKDIRTYHYWDAAKRGLDLQGLLNDMEQAPEFSIFILHACAHNPTGTDPTPEQWKQIAAVMKRRSLFPFFDSAYQGFASGSLDKDAWAVRFFVSEGFELFCAQSFSKNFGLYNERVGNLTVVGKDADNVQRVLSQMEKIVRTTWSNPPSQGARIVATTLSSPQLFDEWKGNVKTMADRVLLMRSELRSRLEALGTPGTWNHITEQIGMFSFTGLNPKQVEYLVKEKHIYLMASGRINMCGLTTKNLDYVAKSIHEAVTKIQ, encoded by the exons ATGGCCGCCTCCATCTTCGCCGCCGTCCCTGCCTCCCCGCCTGTCGCCGTCTTCAAGCTCACGGCGGATTTCCGGGAGGACAGCGACTCGCGGAAGGTCAACCTCGGCGTGGGCG CCTACCGCACGGACGAGGGGCAGCCATGGGTCTTGCCGGTGGTGAAGAAAGTGGAGCAGATGATCGCCAGCGACAACAGCCTGAACCACGAGTATCTGCCCATCCTGGGCCTGCCCGAGTTCCGGGCCAACGCCTCCCGGATCGCCCTGGGTGATGACAGCCCTGCCATCAAGGAGAAACGG GTCGGAGGCGTTCAGTCCCTGGGCGGGACGGGCGCGCTGCGGATCGGTGCGGAGTTCCTGAGGCGCTGGTACAATGGCAACAACAACACGGCCACCCCAGTCTACGTCTCTGCTCCGTCCTGGG agAACCACAATTCTGTATTTATGGATGCTGGCTTCAAAGATATTAGAACCTACCACTATTGGGATGCTGCCAAGAGGGGTCTGGatctccaggggctgctgaaTGATATGGAG CAAGCCCCGGAGTTCTCCATTTTCATCCTCCATGCCTGTGCACACAACCCAACAGGCACAGACCCTACGCCTGAGCAGTGGAAGCAGATTGCTGCTGTCATGAAG CGCCGGAGCCTGTTTCCATTCTTCGACTCTGCGTACCAAGGGTTTGCCTCTGGCAGCCTGGACAAGGATGCCTGGGCTGTGCGATTCTTTGTCTCCGAGGGCTTTGAGCTCTTCTGTGCACAGTCGTTTTCCAAGAACTTTGGGCTCTACA ATGAACGGGTAGGGAACCTGACCGTGGTGGGGAAGGATGCAGACAATGTGCAGCGTGTGCTATCCCAGATGGAGAAGATTGTGCGCACCACTTGGTCCAACCCTCCCTCCCAGGGAGCGCGCATTGTGGCAACTACGCTTTCTTCCCCGCAGCTCTTTGATGAGTG gaagggcaaCGTGAAGACAATGGCAGATCGGGTCTTGCTGATGCGGTCAGAGCTCCGGTCTCGGCTGGAGGCCCTTGGGACTCCAGGCACCTGGAACCACATCACAGAGCAGATTGGCATGTTCAGCTTCACAGGGCTGAACC CTAAGCAGGTGGAGTACCTGGTCAAGGAAAAACACATCTACCTGATGGCTAGTGGGCGCATCAACATGTGTGGTCTAACTACCAAGAACCTGGACTACGTGGCCAAGTCCATCCATGAAGCTGTCACAAAAATCCAATGA